The proteins below come from a single Ovis aries strain OAR_USU_Benz2616 breed Rambouillet chromosome 18, ARS-UI_Ramb_v3.0, whole genome shotgun sequence genomic window:
- the C18H15orf39 gene encoding uncharacterized protein C15orf39 homolog isoform X2, which produces MAEKRPLGTLGPVMYGKLPRLEADSGPGHSLPPSAGNQDPCSYKGAYFSCPMGAPPKTGSERLASWTPYPPLYPTNMAGPPLRANSLLTSCLLYRPPTESSEKVQDAGPVELLPFGPQSHSYPGPPLAAPKPVYRSPLCYGLSTCLGEGAPKKPLDVDWTLVTGSLLPPVDPSCSLPPASGKGQFLDGTFLRGVPAGASDKDSSASFSPCQAFLEKYRALHSTGFLASKYASPYSGDPKQVLSEGPPSPWTQLAQPLGPTCQDSVPPHYPLPHPTQPVPCLPACRHPEKPGSYGSVLPLQPLGAPKGAGYPAGGLNSPYLRQQAVQTPYMPPVGLDTYAYPSAPLPAPSPGLKLEPPLTPRCPLDFAPQTLGFPYAREDLSLYGASPGLGGTPPSQNNVQALPKPGAFQRACQPLPASQPFSELTRPAEKPVQEAEEKMWLSGCRKEHPQPQPQAKPQPRADEHPGAPIVIGDSPVPRTPPPLPPCAQERQSLPQNEGSLPPSSPPMPVIDNVFSLAPYRDYLDVPASEAPAEPEPAPAPNESHDKDCGRSLPAQEAPSSEHPSHKEEVALDLSVKKTAAEASPTKVPHPMGRAKPTPAVDMLAAGSNVSNVPGTGDMVSNPQGLPKAVTEASEPPGVPVTTEATPRTNFHSSVAFMFRKFKIIRPAPLPAAVVPAAPTLAPAPAQPTPTPTPTPVPPGLQMLTQPLPVACFGLTLPSPPAVAMASPASVPAPAPSPAPAPAPAPAPAPVAGPSPASTPATADSSEQHFAGLHASLCDAISGSVAHSPPEKLREWLETSGPWGRAAWQDCQRVQGLLGKLLSQLQSFVCTQQCPFPHVVRAGAIFVPIHLVKERLFPRLPPASVDHVLQEHRVELRPTTLSEERALRERALHGCTSRMLKLLALRQLPDIYPDLLGLQWRDCVRRQLGDFNTKPGSVPSSESTVARDEPGSLDLIWKSAASKAKKPGRKPPTPGPEKAEATAVGGSQGASPTPAAGATVKARFRSLLESAWLDGLALPTWGHKASGPDRTAPRPQLLGSQSHQL; this is translated from the exons ATGGCGGAGAAGCGGCCACTGGGGACCCTGGGGCCTGTGATGTATGGGAAGCTGCCCCGCCTAGAGGCAGACTCCGGGCCCGGCCACAGCCTGCCCCCCTCTGCTGGTAACCAGGACCCCTGCAGCTACAAGGGTGCCTACTTCTCCTGCCCCATGGGGGCTCCTCCTAAGACAGGGTCTGAGCGATTGGCTTCCTGGACCCCATACCCACCCTTGTACCCTACCAACATGGCAGGACCCCCACTCCGAGCAAACAGTCTTCTGACCAGCTGCCTGCTCTACCGCCCGCCCACAGAAAGTTCTGAGAAGGTGCAGGACGCTGGCCCTGTCGAGCTCCTGCCCTTTGGTCCCCAGTCTCACTCCTACCCAGGTCCCCCACTGGCAGCACCCAAACCTGTCTACCGTAGCCCGCTGTGTTACGGGCTCTCGACTTGCCTGGGAGAGGGGGCACCGAAGAAGCCTCTAGATGTTGACTGGACGCTGGTGACCGGATCCTTGTTACCGCCAGTGGACCCGTCTTGTTCtctgcccccagcctctggcaaggGCCAGTTCCTGGATGGCACCTTCTTGCGTGGGGTGCCAGCTGGGGCGTCTGACAAAGACTCCTCAGCGAGCTTCTCCCCCTGCCAGGCCTTCTTGGAGAAGTACCGGGCCCTCCACAGCACAGGCTTCCTGGCCTCGAAGTATGCGAGTCCTTACTCTGGGGACCCCAAGCAGGTGTTGTCTGAGGGCCCCCCGAGTCCTTGGACCCAGCTGGCCCAACCCCTAGGACCAACCTGCCAGGACTCAGTGCCCCCTCACTATCCGCTGCCCCACCCCACACAGCCCGTGCCTTGCTTGCCAGCCTGTCGCCACCCAGAGAAGCCGGGCAGCTATGGCTCAGTGCTCCCACTGCAGCCACTGGGAGCCCCCAAGGGGGCTGGGTACCCGGCTGGTGGGCTGAACAGCCCCTACCTGAGGCAGCAGGCCGTTCAGACACCCTATATGCCCCCTGTGGGGCTGGACACTTACGCCTACCCCTCCGCTCCCCTCCCAGCACCTTCGCCAGGCCTCAAGCTGGAGCCACCTCTCACCCCACGCTGCCCACTGGACTTTGCCCCCCAAACGCTGGGCTTCCCTTATGCCCGGGAGGACCTCTCTCTCTATGGAGCATCCCCAGGGCTTGGAGGGACGCCACCTTCCCAGAACAATGTGCAGGCCTTGCCAAAGCCTGGGGCCTTCCAGCGGGCATGCCAGCCTCTGCCTGCCAGCCAGCCATTCTCAGAGCTCACGAGGCCTGCAGAGAAGCCCGTGCAGGAAGCCGAGGAGAAGATGTGGCTGTCCGGCTGCAGAAAGGAGCATCCCCAGCCGCAGCCGCAGGCCAAGCCCCAGCCCCGGGCCGATGAGCACCCCGGGGCACCCATTGTCATCGGAGATAGTCCAGTTCCGCGCACCCCACCGCCGCTCCCACCCTGTGCCCAGGAGCGCCAGTCTCTGCCACAGAATGAGGGCTCACTGCCCCCCAGCTCTCCACCTATGCCGGTCATCGACAATGTCTTCAGCCTGGCCCCCTACCGTGACTACCTGGACGTGCCAGCATCCGAGGCCCCAGCTGAGCCTGAACCGGCCCCAGCCCCCAACGAGAGCCACGACAAAGACTGTGGAAGGTCCCTACCTGCCCAGGAAGCCCCCTCCAGTGAGCACCCCTCACATAAGGAGGAGGTCGCTCTGGACTTGAGTGTGAAGAAGACCGCCGCCGAGGCCTCCCCCACCAAGGTCCCTCATCCCATGGGACGTGCCAAGCCCACCCCAGCCGTGGATATGCTGGCCGCAGGAAGCAATGTCTCCAACGTGCCAGGTACGGGGGACATGGTCTCCAATCCGCAGGGCCTGCCAAAGGCAGTCACAGAGGCGTCAGAACCACCTGGGGTGCCAGTGACCACAGAGGCCACCCCAAGGACCAACTTCCACAGCTCGGTGGCCTTCATGTTTCGAAAGTTCAAGATCATCCGGCCAGCACCCTTGCCTGCAGCTGTGGTCCCCGCCGCGCCCACCttggcccctgccccagcccagcccacaccCACCCCGACTCCCACCCCCGTGCCCCCTGGACTACAGATGCTCACCCAGCCCTTGCCCGTGGCCTGCTTCGGCCTGACACTGCCCAGCCCTCCAGCTGTAGCCATGGCCTCCCCCGCCTCCGTGCCTGCCCCAGCTCCATCGCCCGCACCGGCTCCGGCTCCGGCTCCGGCTCCCGCTCCAGTTGCTGGCCCCTCCCCAGCTTCTACCCCCGCCACGGCCGACTCCTCAGAGCAGCACTTCGCAGGACTGCATGCATCCTTGTGTGACGCCATCTCGGGCTCCGTGGCCCACTCCCCACCTGAAAAGCTGCGCGAGTGGCTCGAGACGTCTGGGCCCTGGGGCCGGGCGGCGTGGCAGGACTGCCAGCGCGTGCAGGGGCTGCTGGGCAAGCTGCTGTCGCAGCTGCAGAGCTTCGTGTGCACGCAGCAGTGCCCCTTCCCCCACGTGGTGAGGGCCGGGGCCATCTTCGTACCCATCCACCTGGTGAAGGAGCGGCTGTTCCCGCGGCTGCCACCTGCCTCCGTGGACCACGTGCTGCAGGAGCACCGCGTGGAACTGCGGCCCACCACACTGTCGGAGGAGCGGGCCCTGCGGGAGCGTGCCCTGCACGGCTGCACCTCGCGCATGCTGAAGCTGCTGGCGCTGCGCCAGCTGCCCGACATCTACCCAGACCTGCTGGGCCTGCAGTGGCGAGACTGCGTCCGCCGCCAACTGG GTGACTTTAACACCAAGCCTGGATCAGTGCCCTCTTCGGAATCCACCGTGGCCAGAGACGAGCCAGGGAGCCTAGACCTGATTTGGAAGTCAGCTGCCTCCAAAGCCAAAAAGCCAGGGAGGAAGCCGCCGACCCCTGGCCCAGAGAAAGCAGAGGCGACTGCTGTGGGGGGGTCACAAggtgcctcccccacccctgctgctgGCGCCACGGTGAAGGCACGCTTCCGCAGCCTGCTTGAATCTGCCTGGCTCGATGGCCTGGCACTGCCCACTTGGGGCCACAAGGCCTCGGGACCGGACCGGACCGCACCACGCCCGCAGCTGTTGGGCAGCCAGAGCCACCAGCTGTAG
- the C18H15orf39 gene encoding uncharacterized protein C15orf39 homolog isoform X1, producing the protein MGFSKQEYWSGVPLPSPIVELLCQRLSSWGPGGLEAFTVMAEKRPLGTLGPVMYGKLPRLEADSGPGHSLPPSAGNQDPCSYKGAYFSCPMGAPPKTGSERLASWTPYPPLYPTNMAGPPLRANSLLTSCLLYRPPTESSEKVQDAGPVELLPFGPQSHSYPGPPLAAPKPVYRSPLCYGLSTCLGEGAPKKPLDVDWTLVTGSLLPPVDPSCSLPPASGKGQFLDGTFLRGVPAGASDKDSSASFSPCQAFLEKYRALHSTGFLASKYASPYSGDPKQVLSEGPPSPWTQLAQPLGPTCQDSVPPHYPLPHPTQPVPCLPACRHPEKPGSYGSVLPLQPLGAPKGAGYPAGGLNSPYLRQQAVQTPYMPPVGLDTYAYPSAPLPAPSPGLKLEPPLTPRCPLDFAPQTLGFPYAREDLSLYGASPGLGGTPPSQNNVQALPKPGAFQRACQPLPASQPFSELTRPAEKPVQEAEEKMWLSGCRKEHPQPQPQAKPQPRADEHPGAPIVIGDSPVPRTPPPLPPCAQERQSLPQNEGSLPPSSPPMPVIDNVFSLAPYRDYLDVPASEAPAEPEPAPAPNESHDKDCGRSLPAQEAPSSEHPSHKEEVALDLSVKKTAAEASPTKVPHPMGRAKPTPAVDMLAAGSNVSNVPGTGDMVSNPQGLPKAVTEASEPPGVPVTTEATPRTNFHSSVAFMFRKFKIIRPAPLPAAVVPAAPTLAPAPAQPTPTPTPTPVPPGLQMLTQPLPVACFGLTLPSPPAVAMASPASVPAPAPSPAPAPAPAPAPAPVAGPSPASTPATADSSEQHFAGLHASLCDAISGSVAHSPPEKLREWLETSGPWGRAAWQDCQRVQGLLGKLLSQLQSFVCTQQCPFPHVVRAGAIFVPIHLVKERLFPRLPPASVDHVLQEHRVELRPTTLSEERALRERALHGCTSRMLKLLALRQLPDIYPDLLGLQWRDCVRRQLGDFNTKPGSVPSSESTVARDEPGSLDLIWKSAASKAKKPGRKPPTPGPEKAEATAVGGSQGASPTPAAGATVKARFRSLLESAWLDGLALPTWGHKASGPDRTAPRPQLLGSQSHQL; encoded by the exons atgggattctccaagcaagagtactggagtggggtgccattgccttctccgatagtagAGCTGCTGT GTCAGCGTTTGAGTAGCTGGGGCCCTGGAGGGCTTGAAGCCTTCACAGTGATGGCGGAGAAGCGGCCACTGGGGACCCTGGGGCCTGTGATGTATGGGAAGCTGCCCCGCCTAGAGGCAGACTCCGGGCCCGGCCACAGCCTGCCCCCCTCTGCTGGTAACCAGGACCCCTGCAGCTACAAGGGTGCCTACTTCTCCTGCCCCATGGGGGCTCCTCCTAAGACAGGGTCTGAGCGATTGGCTTCCTGGACCCCATACCCACCCTTGTACCCTACCAACATGGCAGGACCCCCACTCCGAGCAAACAGTCTTCTGACCAGCTGCCTGCTCTACCGCCCGCCCACAGAAAGTTCTGAGAAGGTGCAGGACGCTGGCCCTGTCGAGCTCCTGCCCTTTGGTCCCCAGTCTCACTCCTACCCAGGTCCCCCACTGGCAGCACCCAAACCTGTCTACCGTAGCCCGCTGTGTTACGGGCTCTCGACTTGCCTGGGAGAGGGGGCACCGAAGAAGCCTCTAGATGTTGACTGGACGCTGGTGACCGGATCCTTGTTACCGCCAGTGGACCCGTCTTGTTCtctgcccccagcctctggcaaggGCCAGTTCCTGGATGGCACCTTCTTGCGTGGGGTGCCAGCTGGGGCGTCTGACAAAGACTCCTCAGCGAGCTTCTCCCCCTGCCAGGCCTTCTTGGAGAAGTACCGGGCCCTCCACAGCACAGGCTTCCTGGCCTCGAAGTATGCGAGTCCTTACTCTGGGGACCCCAAGCAGGTGTTGTCTGAGGGCCCCCCGAGTCCTTGGACCCAGCTGGCCCAACCCCTAGGACCAACCTGCCAGGACTCAGTGCCCCCTCACTATCCGCTGCCCCACCCCACACAGCCCGTGCCTTGCTTGCCAGCCTGTCGCCACCCAGAGAAGCCGGGCAGCTATGGCTCAGTGCTCCCACTGCAGCCACTGGGAGCCCCCAAGGGGGCTGGGTACCCGGCTGGTGGGCTGAACAGCCCCTACCTGAGGCAGCAGGCCGTTCAGACACCCTATATGCCCCCTGTGGGGCTGGACACTTACGCCTACCCCTCCGCTCCCCTCCCAGCACCTTCGCCAGGCCTCAAGCTGGAGCCACCTCTCACCCCACGCTGCCCACTGGACTTTGCCCCCCAAACGCTGGGCTTCCCTTATGCCCGGGAGGACCTCTCTCTCTATGGAGCATCCCCAGGGCTTGGAGGGACGCCACCTTCCCAGAACAATGTGCAGGCCTTGCCAAAGCCTGGGGCCTTCCAGCGGGCATGCCAGCCTCTGCCTGCCAGCCAGCCATTCTCAGAGCTCACGAGGCCTGCAGAGAAGCCCGTGCAGGAAGCCGAGGAGAAGATGTGGCTGTCCGGCTGCAGAAAGGAGCATCCCCAGCCGCAGCCGCAGGCCAAGCCCCAGCCCCGGGCCGATGAGCACCCCGGGGCACCCATTGTCATCGGAGATAGTCCAGTTCCGCGCACCCCACCGCCGCTCCCACCCTGTGCCCAGGAGCGCCAGTCTCTGCCACAGAATGAGGGCTCACTGCCCCCCAGCTCTCCACCTATGCCGGTCATCGACAATGTCTTCAGCCTGGCCCCCTACCGTGACTACCTGGACGTGCCAGCATCCGAGGCCCCAGCTGAGCCTGAACCGGCCCCAGCCCCCAACGAGAGCCACGACAAAGACTGTGGAAGGTCCCTACCTGCCCAGGAAGCCCCCTCCAGTGAGCACCCCTCACATAAGGAGGAGGTCGCTCTGGACTTGAGTGTGAAGAAGACCGCCGCCGAGGCCTCCCCCACCAAGGTCCCTCATCCCATGGGACGTGCCAAGCCCACCCCAGCCGTGGATATGCTGGCCGCAGGAAGCAATGTCTCCAACGTGCCAGGTACGGGGGACATGGTCTCCAATCCGCAGGGCCTGCCAAAGGCAGTCACAGAGGCGTCAGAACCACCTGGGGTGCCAGTGACCACAGAGGCCACCCCAAGGACCAACTTCCACAGCTCGGTGGCCTTCATGTTTCGAAAGTTCAAGATCATCCGGCCAGCACCCTTGCCTGCAGCTGTGGTCCCCGCCGCGCCCACCttggcccctgccccagcccagcccacaccCACCCCGACTCCCACCCCCGTGCCCCCTGGACTACAGATGCTCACCCAGCCCTTGCCCGTGGCCTGCTTCGGCCTGACACTGCCCAGCCCTCCAGCTGTAGCCATGGCCTCCCCCGCCTCCGTGCCTGCCCCAGCTCCATCGCCCGCACCGGCTCCGGCTCCGGCTCCGGCTCCCGCTCCAGTTGCTGGCCCCTCCCCAGCTTCTACCCCCGCCACGGCCGACTCCTCAGAGCAGCACTTCGCAGGACTGCATGCATCCTTGTGTGACGCCATCTCGGGCTCCGTGGCCCACTCCCCACCTGAAAAGCTGCGCGAGTGGCTCGAGACGTCTGGGCCCTGGGGCCGGGCGGCGTGGCAGGACTGCCAGCGCGTGCAGGGGCTGCTGGGCAAGCTGCTGTCGCAGCTGCAGAGCTTCGTGTGCACGCAGCAGTGCCCCTTCCCCCACGTGGTGAGGGCCGGGGCCATCTTCGTACCCATCCACCTGGTGAAGGAGCGGCTGTTCCCGCGGCTGCCACCTGCCTCCGTGGACCACGTGCTGCAGGAGCACCGCGTGGAACTGCGGCCCACCACACTGTCGGAGGAGCGGGCCCTGCGGGAGCGTGCCCTGCACGGCTGCACCTCGCGCATGCTGAAGCTGCTGGCGCTGCGCCAGCTGCCCGACATCTACCCAGACCTGCTGGGCCTGCAGTGGCGAGACTGCGTCCGCCGCCAACTGG GTGACTTTAACACCAAGCCTGGATCAGTGCCCTCTTCGGAATCCACCGTGGCCAGAGACGAGCCAGGGAGCCTAGACCTGATTTGGAAGTCAGCTGCCTCCAAAGCCAAAAAGCCAGGGAGGAAGCCGCCGACCCCTGGCCCAGAGAAAGCAGAGGCGACTGCTGTGGGGGGGTCACAAggtgcctcccccacccctgctgctgGCGCCACGGTGAAGGCACGCTTCCGCAGCCTGCTTGAATCTGCCTGGCTCGATGGCCTGGCACTGCCCACTTGGGGCCACAAGGCCTCGGGACCGGACCGGACCGCACCACGCCCGCAGCTGTTGGGCAGCCAGAGCCACCAGCTGTAG
- the C18H15orf39 gene encoding uncharacterized protein C15orf39 homolog isoform X3, translating into MGFSKQEYWSGVPLPSPIVELLCQRLSSWGPGGLEAFTVMAEKRPLGTLGPVMYGKLPRLEADSGPGHSLPPSAGNQDPCSYKGAYFSCPMGAPPKTGSERLASWTPYPPLYPTNMAGPPLRANSLLTSCLLYRPPTESSEKVQDAGPVELLPFGPQSHSYPGPPLAAPKPVYRSPLCYGLSTCLGEGAPKKPLDVDWTLVTGSLLPPVDPSCSLPPASGKGQFLDGTFLRGVPAGASDKDSSASFSPCQAFLEKYRALHSTGFLASKYASPYSGDPKQVLSEGPPSPWTQLAQPLGPTCQDSVPPHYPLPHPTQPVPCLPACRHPEKPGSYGSVLPLQPLGAPKGAGYPAGGLNSPYLRQQAVQTPYMPPVGLDTYAYPSAPLPAPSPGLKLEPPLTPRCPLDFAPQTLGFPYAREDLSLYGASPGLGGTPPSQNNVQALPKPGAFQRACQPLPASQPFSELTRPAEKPVQEAEEKMWLSGCRKEHPQPQPQAKPQPRADEHPGAPIVIGDSPVPRTPPPLPPCAQERQSLPQNEGSLPPSSPPMPVIDNVFSLAPYRDYLDVPASEAPAEPEPAPAPNESHDKDCGRSLPAQEAPSSEHPSHKEEVALDLSVKKTAAEASPTKVPHPMGRAKPTPAVDMLAAGSNVSNVPGTGDMVSNPQGLPKAVTEASEPPGVPVTTEATPRTNFHSSVAFMFRKFKIIRPAPLPAAVVPAAPTLAPAPAQPTPTPTPTPVPPGLQMLTQPLPVACFGLTLPSPPAVAMASPASVPAPAPSPAPAPAPAPAPAPVAGPSPASTPATADSSEQHFAGLHASLCDAISGSVAHSPPEKLREWLETSGPWGRAAWQDCQRVQGLLGKLLSQLQSFVCTQQCPFPHVVRAGAIFVPIHLVKERLFPRLPPASVDHVLQEHRVELRPTTLSEERALRERALHGCTSRMLKLLALRQLPDIYPDLLGLQWRDCVRRQLGEHGATPVAAGAV; encoded by the exons atgggattctccaagcaagagtactggagtggggtgccattgccttctccgatagtagAGCTGCTGT GTCAGCGTTTGAGTAGCTGGGGCCCTGGAGGGCTTGAAGCCTTCACAGTGATGGCGGAGAAGCGGCCACTGGGGACCCTGGGGCCTGTGATGTATGGGAAGCTGCCCCGCCTAGAGGCAGACTCCGGGCCCGGCCACAGCCTGCCCCCCTCTGCTGGTAACCAGGACCCCTGCAGCTACAAGGGTGCCTACTTCTCCTGCCCCATGGGGGCTCCTCCTAAGACAGGGTCTGAGCGATTGGCTTCCTGGACCCCATACCCACCCTTGTACCCTACCAACATGGCAGGACCCCCACTCCGAGCAAACAGTCTTCTGACCAGCTGCCTGCTCTACCGCCCGCCCACAGAAAGTTCTGAGAAGGTGCAGGACGCTGGCCCTGTCGAGCTCCTGCCCTTTGGTCCCCAGTCTCACTCCTACCCAGGTCCCCCACTGGCAGCACCCAAACCTGTCTACCGTAGCCCGCTGTGTTACGGGCTCTCGACTTGCCTGGGAGAGGGGGCACCGAAGAAGCCTCTAGATGTTGACTGGACGCTGGTGACCGGATCCTTGTTACCGCCAGTGGACCCGTCTTGTTCtctgcccccagcctctggcaaggGCCAGTTCCTGGATGGCACCTTCTTGCGTGGGGTGCCAGCTGGGGCGTCTGACAAAGACTCCTCAGCGAGCTTCTCCCCCTGCCAGGCCTTCTTGGAGAAGTACCGGGCCCTCCACAGCACAGGCTTCCTGGCCTCGAAGTATGCGAGTCCTTACTCTGGGGACCCCAAGCAGGTGTTGTCTGAGGGCCCCCCGAGTCCTTGGACCCAGCTGGCCCAACCCCTAGGACCAACCTGCCAGGACTCAGTGCCCCCTCACTATCCGCTGCCCCACCCCACACAGCCCGTGCCTTGCTTGCCAGCCTGTCGCCACCCAGAGAAGCCGGGCAGCTATGGCTCAGTGCTCCCACTGCAGCCACTGGGAGCCCCCAAGGGGGCTGGGTACCCGGCTGGTGGGCTGAACAGCCCCTACCTGAGGCAGCAGGCCGTTCAGACACCCTATATGCCCCCTGTGGGGCTGGACACTTACGCCTACCCCTCCGCTCCCCTCCCAGCACCTTCGCCAGGCCTCAAGCTGGAGCCACCTCTCACCCCACGCTGCCCACTGGACTTTGCCCCCCAAACGCTGGGCTTCCCTTATGCCCGGGAGGACCTCTCTCTCTATGGAGCATCCCCAGGGCTTGGAGGGACGCCACCTTCCCAGAACAATGTGCAGGCCTTGCCAAAGCCTGGGGCCTTCCAGCGGGCATGCCAGCCTCTGCCTGCCAGCCAGCCATTCTCAGAGCTCACGAGGCCTGCAGAGAAGCCCGTGCAGGAAGCCGAGGAGAAGATGTGGCTGTCCGGCTGCAGAAAGGAGCATCCCCAGCCGCAGCCGCAGGCCAAGCCCCAGCCCCGGGCCGATGAGCACCCCGGGGCACCCATTGTCATCGGAGATAGTCCAGTTCCGCGCACCCCACCGCCGCTCCCACCCTGTGCCCAGGAGCGCCAGTCTCTGCCACAGAATGAGGGCTCACTGCCCCCCAGCTCTCCACCTATGCCGGTCATCGACAATGTCTTCAGCCTGGCCCCCTACCGTGACTACCTGGACGTGCCAGCATCCGAGGCCCCAGCTGAGCCTGAACCGGCCCCAGCCCCCAACGAGAGCCACGACAAAGACTGTGGAAGGTCCCTACCTGCCCAGGAAGCCCCCTCCAGTGAGCACCCCTCACATAAGGAGGAGGTCGCTCTGGACTTGAGTGTGAAGAAGACCGCCGCCGAGGCCTCCCCCACCAAGGTCCCTCATCCCATGGGACGTGCCAAGCCCACCCCAGCCGTGGATATGCTGGCCGCAGGAAGCAATGTCTCCAACGTGCCAGGTACGGGGGACATGGTCTCCAATCCGCAGGGCCTGCCAAAGGCAGTCACAGAGGCGTCAGAACCACCTGGGGTGCCAGTGACCACAGAGGCCACCCCAAGGACCAACTTCCACAGCTCGGTGGCCTTCATGTTTCGAAAGTTCAAGATCATCCGGCCAGCACCCTTGCCTGCAGCTGTGGTCCCCGCCGCGCCCACCttggcccctgccccagcccagcccacaccCACCCCGACTCCCACCCCCGTGCCCCCTGGACTACAGATGCTCACCCAGCCCTTGCCCGTGGCCTGCTTCGGCCTGACACTGCCCAGCCCTCCAGCTGTAGCCATGGCCTCCCCCGCCTCCGTGCCTGCCCCAGCTCCATCGCCCGCACCGGCTCCGGCTCCGGCTCCGGCTCCCGCTCCAGTTGCTGGCCCCTCCCCAGCTTCTACCCCCGCCACGGCCGACTCCTCAGAGCAGCACTTCGCAGGACTGCATGCATCCTTGTGTGACGCCATCTCGGGCTCCGTGGCCCACTCCCCACCTGAAAAGCTGCGCGAGTGGCTCGAGACGTCTGGGCCCTGGGGCCGGGCGGCGTGGCAGGACTGCCAGCGCGTGCAGGGGCTGCTGGGCAAGCTGCTGTCGCAGCTGCAGAGCTTCGTGTGCACGCAGCAGTGCCCCTTCCCCCACGTGGTGAGGGCCGGGGCCATCTTCGTACCCATCCACCTGGTGAAGGAGCGGCTGTTCCCGCGGCTGCCACCTGCCTCCGTGGACCACGTGCTGCAGGAGCACCGCGTGGAACTGCGGCCCACCACACTGTCGGAGGAGCGGGCCCTGCGGGAGCGTGCCCTGCACGGCTGCACCTCGCGCATGCTGAAGCTGCTGGCGCTGCGCCAGCTGCCCGACATCTACCCAGACCTGCTGGGCCTGCAGTGGCGAGACTGCGTCCGCCGCCAACTGGGTGAGCATGGGGCCACCCCCGTAGCCGCCGGAGCTGTGTGA